The Ancylothrix sp. D3o genome segment TAGCCGCAAACTAACCCCCTGCTTTCTTGCTACAATCAAAAACAAATCTATCCGGGGGGGGATGCGCTACCATGAACGAACAACGCCGGCAAACTTACCACCAACTCATCTATGCACTGCGGAGGTGTGAAAGTTCGGAAAAAATCAATGCAGCTTTAAACAACCACCCATAATTAAGAGTTTTTAAAAGCGCCAAATTTCCGCCAAAATAGGTAGATAAGAATTTCCAGGCTGGTTAAAGCCTTAATAAACTCAAACCTACCTACTTTGCAAAAAAAACCTACAACATATTTAATAGCACCCCCATTTTAGGAAACATTTATTAAGCAACCCGCCCGAAAACTCAAGAAGGCATAAACAAAAACAAACCCAAGAAAAGATTACCCAAAATAAACCCAGCCGGAAAAGCCCACCGGCCCTTTCTATGACTACTCTCTGCCACTTCCTTATCTCCTTTTTGACTAAAATAATGAGCCCAAACTATCTCAATAATAGTCAGAAAAATGAAAACATAACTAATCGTAATAAAACCATCAATAAACGTCAGATAACTCACTTTCGGTAAAGATCCAGCAATCGATAGACTAAAAGCAATAGCCGTCAGGAGATTAGTAAGCCCAATCGCCGTAAGAGCCTCAAAATATTCTATATCAATCCAAAAACAAGCCCCCGAAATCACAACAATTAAAAACATCGGAATAAAAACCTTACCCACATAAAACTGATAATTCCTGACAATATCCAACTCCCCAACAAACCGGCTTACAGGGTTCTCCTCAGTAACCAACTTATTATTTACCACTTTCTGAGTGAAATTCTCTATCTTCCACTCAGACAAACTAACAAAATTATCTTTACTTAGGCCGCTATTCTTCGGTTTAGCAATAAAAACCACCTCAGTTTCATCATACCTAAAAGATTCAATCGCTATTTTTAGCTTTTGACGATCAAAAGGAAACCTCTTAAAATCAAAATCCGAAGACAACTTAATATTAAAGCCCTCGCTAAAACTAACCATTCCATCAGGATCAGCCACAATCAGAGCATTGTCCACATTGTTTTCCCCCGCTTTATTAACAAACTCTAGGAAAGGATGCCACACTTTTTCCAAATCATGAAAGCGGTACTTCTGCCGCTCATTTTTTGCATCAAACGCCAAGTGAGCATCCTTCCACGCAGCCTTCAAATAACCCACAACCTCGTAATTTTCTTTAGCCTCATCAATCGCAGCAAAATTTGTAATATGCACCCCCACAGACACCTCCACCGGCTTACCTCCGTTCGGTGGAAGGGTCGTTAAATCCTCATCTTTTTCTCCCCCCTTATTTACCCTCTCCTCACTCCTCGATGCCTTCTCATTTTGCCTATTTTTACCCCCAACATTTTCCACCTTTGGAACCTGAGAAATAACCTCAGTTTTTCCACCTTCCTGCGCTTTACCCTCAAAAGCAAAACTCACCACAAAACACACACAAACAGCCAGCCACCAACACACAAAAAATTTAATAACCCGTTTACTTTTGAGCATCCTCATTCCACCAGCCAAAAATCAGCAAATCATTATAGCATCCTGCAACCTACCATTAAAAAAAAATAAAGGGTGAGCCAAACTCACCCCCCTTAATACTTAGCGCAATTTGCGTCTTTGCTGTTCAAAACCTACAACTGCTTCACCTCAGAAACCAACTTAGCAACAGCATCCTTAGCACTACCAAACAACATCATCGTCTTATCCTTATAAAACAACTCATTCTCAATTCCAGCAAACCCCGCACTCATCCCCCGCTTAATCACAATCGTATGTTTAGCCTTATCAACCTCCAAAATAGGCATCCCATAAATCGGACTCGCGCTATCATGTCGCGCCGCCGGATTAACCACATCATTAGCACCAATTACCAGCGCCACATCAGTCTCATCAAACTGAGGATTAATATCATCCATATCGTACAACTGCGGATAAGGCACATTCGCCTCAGCCAACAAAACATTCATGTGTCCCGGCATCCGTCCCGCCACCGGGTGAATCGCATACTTAACCTCAACACCCAGCCGGTCTAGCTGATCCGCCAACTCCCGAACCGTATGCTGCGCCTGCGCCACAGCCATACCATAACCAGGCACAATCACAACCGAGCGAGCATAACCCAACATCATCGCCGCCTCTTCCGGGTCAACCGTGCGAACAGTCTTATCACCCAAATCCGCACCGGCACCAGAAGCAACAGCACCACCGCCACCACCAAACGCACCAAAAAGCACACTCGTCAGCGAACGATTCATTGCCTTACACATAATTTGCGTCAAAATAATACCCGACGCACCAACCAAAGCCCCCGCAATAATCAACATATTATTCATCACGATAAAACCGGCAACCGCCGCCGCCAAACCCGAATAAGAATTCAACAGCGAAACAACAACCGGCATATCCCCGCCACCAATCGGCAGCACAAACAAAACACCCAAAACCAGAGAAATAGCCGTCAAAATTAACAGCACCGAATTATTAGCAGGAGTCACACAAAGATAAATACTTCCCCCCAACAACCCCGCAAACAAAAGAGCATTAACCGGCTGTTGCAAAGGAAAAGTAATCGGAGCACCAGGAAGCAAACCTTGCAACTTAGCAAAAGCTACTAAACTCCCCGTCAGCGTCACCGCCCCAATCAAAACACCCAAAATAATCGTAATATTAGAATCCACAGGAATCGTATCAGAAACCCTACTCAGCCTCCAATACTCACCCACCGCGACTAAAGCCGAAGCAGCACCCCCCAAACCATTCAACAAACCAACCATTTGAGGCATATCAGTCATAGCCACAGTTTTAGCCATGATCGTCCCCAAAATCGAGCCAATAATAATCGCCACCAAAATCATCTCGTAATTCAAAACCGAGCGATCCAAAACCGTAGCGATAATCGCAATAAACATCCCCACAGCGGCCAAAAAATTACCTTGACGAGCCGAAGCCGGAGAGCCTAATTGCTTCAAGCCAACAATAAACAAACTTGCTGCAATCAAGTACGAAATTTGAATTCCCGAAAGTAAAAACTCTTGCATATTTCCCGTGTTTTTTGATGTTTTTGTGTTTTCTCGTAGGTTATTTTTTAACCGCAGATAAACGCAGATGGACGCAGATAAGTTAATGGTTGGGTAATTAGTTTTTCAACCTTATACTTTTGCCTCTTTTTTCTTGAACATTTGCAACATACGATCAGTCACCAAAAAACCACCGACAACATTAATCGTCGCCAAAACAATCGCAATCAAACCCAAAACCACCGTAACATTCCATTCCCGATCCCCAGCAATCAAAAGCGCCCCTAAAACCGCAATTCCAGAAATAGCATTAGACCCAGACATCAAAGGAGTATGAAGCGTCGGAGGAACCTTATTAATCACCTCAAAACCCACAAAAGAAGCCAAAACAAAAACAACCAAACCAGCAATCAAACCTTCAGCCATAAAAAACTCCTCCAAATAAAAGAACCTTCAAACCAATAAAAAAACCATCCTATTCATCTGCGTTCATCTGCGTTTATCTGCGGTTAAAAACTTACTGACTTACCACAGAAAGCAAACTTACCAAAGCATTCTTCACCCGCTCATTCCGCACCTCACCCCCATGAGACACACAAGTATCCCGAATAATATCATCCTCAAAATTCAAATTCACAGACCCATCCTTAGTCAGCAAATACTGAACCAAAGTCAAAACATTTTTCGCATACATCTGAGAAGCATGAACCGGCATCGAAGAAGGCAAATTAACCGGCCCAATAATCGTCACCCCATCCCGTACCACATCCTTGCCAGCCTGCGTATAAACACAATTCCCACCACTCTCAGCAGCCAAATCAACAACCACCGAACCCGGCGCCATTCTCGCCACCATATCTTCCGTTACCAAAACCGGCGCCTTTCTGCCAGGAACCTGAGCCGTAGTAATCACCACATCCGCCGTCGCCACATGATCAGAAATCACCGCATGAGTCCGTTGTTTCGACTCCTCAGAAATCTCCTTAGCATAACCATTTGCCCCCACAGTATCCTCCTGCAAAGACACCTCAACAAACTTCGCACCCAAACTTTGCACCTCCTCCTTAACAGCCGGTCGAATATCAAAAGCCTCAACCACAGCACCCAACCGGCGAGCCGTAGCAATAGCCTGTAAACCAGCAACGCCAGCCCCAATCACAAACACCTTAGCCGGTCGAATCGTCCCCGCCGCCGTCGTCAACATCGGGAAAAACTTCGGTAAAGCAGCAGCAGCAATCAAAACAGCCTTATAACCAGCAACCCCAGCCTGAGAAGAAAGAGCATCCATACTTTGAGCCCGCGACGTGCGAGGAATCAACTCCATACTCATCGCCGTAACCTTGCGATCAGCCAAACGCCGCACCATCAAAGGATCACCCAAAGGATTCAAAAACCCAATCAAAATCGATTCTTCCTTAAGCAAATCCACTTCCCAATCCTTCGGCGGAGCCACCTTCACCAAAATATCCGCCTCTCTCCACAAACTAGCCTTATCAGAACACAACTTTGCCCCCGCCTTTTCATAAGCCTCATCAGGGAAAAACGAACCCTCCCCAGCACCGCACTCCACCCAAACTTCCGCGCCGCCTTTAACCAGCCGGCTTACAGTATCCGGTATCAAAGCAACCCGATGCTCTCCCACTTCAACTTCTTTTGCAATCGCAATTTTCATAATTTCTCCTATTTTTTACAGTTTCTACAAAAATCTTCACCACAACTTTTTGTCAGCAAACTCTTATATTTGCCTTACTAAGTTTTTAGATGAGTTTGCCATTTTTAAAAAAAGAGCCGGCGCACCAGCACTCAAAACCTGTTACCTCGCCCCATTTTTATTACCACAGCATTGCTTGATAGCTTGTGTAGGGATAGCCCAGAAACCTCACTCAAAAAACACACTTTGTGCATCCTATTTTGATCCCCAATCAATCACCAAAAATTTTAACTTTTCTTAATGGAATGCCTAGGGCTTAACTTGGTGTTCTTTCCTTTTATTAACACATAAACTTGCTTACTTCAACCTTCGTTAATAAAACATTGCATTTTCCCCTACCTACTAGGTAAAAACCACCATTTATTTCCCAAAACCCCAACTCATCAATTCTCAGAAAGTTAAAATTACTTAAAACAGTTTTAAATAAATTGACAAAAGCCCCCAAACAAAACCGCCAGATTGTTTGCACAGAACAGAACACCCATTAAAAACCCGCAGCCATCAAACTCAAGCAGAAAAGCGTAAACTTTAGTAAACTATTACAAACAGTTGAAAACTTCCTGCCTCTGGCGGAATCGAACTCATGTTATTTAAAAAAGCCACAGCACGAAAATACCTAAGTGCCATCGCCATCACAGCCACCCTAATCACCGGCCTCCCCACCCTAACCACAGCCCAAGGATTACCCGGACTAACACTATTTGGTGGCCCCCAGCGAGACAACCAACTAAACTATCGCCTAGACTACGGAGACGCCGGCACCTGGGATCGCTACAGACTAAGAATCCCCGCCAAAAAAGTCCAAACAGCCATCGCCCAATTTGCCATCGACTACCCAGAACACTACGAAGGCAAATTTGACAAAGACGAAATCGAAGTCAAAGTAGATGGTAAGTCAGTCCCCCTCTCAGAAGTCATCTGGGACCAAGAAAACCGCCTCATAGAAATCTACCCCGAAGCTCCAATCCCCGCCGGCAACAAAATCGAACTCGTCTTCTCCAACGTCCTCAACCCCAGCCGACGCGGAATGTACTACTTTAACTGCCGCATCATCTCCCCCGGAGACGTTCCCCTACTGCGCTACCTTGGCACATGGGTACTCACCATCAGCTAAGACTCCCAACTAAACAACCATTTAACCAAAATGGGTGATAAGATAAGGGATTGTGACTTTTTTGTTGAACCTACACAGCCAGAGCAAGGAAAAAAAATATGACACAGCGCACCCTCGGCGGCACAAGCCGCAAAAG includes the following:
- a CDS encoding Re/Si-specific NAD(P)(+) transhydrogenase subunit alpha, yielding MKIAIAKEVEVGEHRVALIPDTVSRLVKGGAEVWVECGAGEGSFFPDEAYEKAGAKLCSDKASLWREADILVKVAPPKDWEVDLLKEESILIGFLNPLGDPLMVRRLADRKVTAMSMELIPRTSRAQSMDALSSQAGVAGYKAVLIAAAALPKFFPMLTTAAGTIRPAKVFVIGAGVAGLQAIATARRLGAVVEAFDIRPAVKEEVQSLGAKFVEVSLQEDTVGANGYAKEISEESKQRTHAVISDHVATADVVITTAQVPGRKAPVLVTEDMVARMAPGSVVVDLAAESGGNCVYTQAGKDVVRDGVTIIGPVNLPSSMPVHASQMYAKNVLTLVQYLLTKDGSVNLNFEDDIIRDTCVSHGGEVRNERVKNALVSLLSVVSQ
- a CDS encoding NAD(P) transhydrogenase subunit alpha, with the translated sequence MAEGLIAGLVVFVLASFVGFEVINKVPPTLHTPLMSGSNAISGIAVLGALLIAGDREWNVTVVLGLIAIVLATINVVGGFLVTDRMLQMFKKKEAKV
- a CDS encoding NAD(P)(+) transhydrogenase (Re/Si-specific) subunit beta translates to MQEFLLSGIQISYLIAASLFIVGLKQLGSPASARQGNFLAAVGMFIAIIATVLDRSVLNYEMILVAIIIGSILGTIMAKTVAMTDMPQMVGLLNGLGGAASALVAVGEYWRLSRVSDTIPVDSNITIILGVLIGAVTLTGSLVAFAKLQGLLPGAPITFPLQQPVNALLFAGLLGGSIYLCVTPANNSVLLILTAISLVLGVLFVLPIGGGDMPVVVSLLNSYSGLAAAVAGFIVMNNMLIIAGALVGASGIILTQIMCKAMNRSLTSVLFGAFGGGGGAVASGAGADLGDKTVRTVDPEEAAMMLGYARSVVIVPGYGMAVAQAQHTVRELADQLDRLGVEVKYAIHPVAGRMPGHMNVLLAEANVPYPQLYDMDDINPQFDETDVALVIGANDVVNPAARHDSASPIYGMPILEVDKAKHTIVIKRGMSAGFAGIENELFYKDKTMMLFGSAKDAVAKLVSEVKQL
- a CDS encoding DUF2808 domain-containing protein produces the protein MLFKKATARKYLSAIAITATLITGLPTLTTAQGLPGLTLFGGPQRDNQLNYRLDYGDAGTWDRYRLRIPAKKVQTAIAQFAIDYPEHYEGKFDKDEIEVKVDGKSVPLSEVIWDQENRLIEIYPEAPIPAGNKIELVFSNVLNPSRRGMYYFNCRIISPGDVPLLRYLGTWVLTIS